In Bacillus sp. DX3.1, the following proteins share a genomic window:
- a CDS encoding WXG100 family type VII secretion target produces the protein MSLIKITPERLDQSAKLVQDIKHTLDNIHKDLYNQTEYIASQWTGATSQKFYQMFNEAKPKIFNVNNLFDKISEELKNSAKKFREADQVDYMIAKAQSQKDVEYLKGSIEKKEGDRFGLKAEGTLMEANNAITDKSSLTFKAGSASAEFNLPYSFDAIKEDVLKKDMIGIKIEGAVAEESIKIDAPPRFGESLTLTSKQGTASYVYGIEGYSFKSETMIALQTYEAEITKIKIPDYIPVLGDYDISVKGEIIIGGYGYRFRAGEESGFAATAPNGYGGGVTFKFQKEE, from the coding sequence ATGAGTCTGATAAAAATTACTCCAGAACGTTTGGATCAGTCTGCTAAGTTGGTGCAAGATATAAAGCATACTTTAGATAATATTCACAAAGACCTTTATAATCAAACAGAATACATAGCTTCTCAGTGGACAGGTGCAACGAGTCAAAAATTTTATCAAATGTTTAACGAAGCAAAACCGAAAATTTTTAATGTCAATAACCTATTTGATAAAATTTCAGAAGAACTCAAAAATTCCGCTAAGAAATTCCGCGAAGCAGACCAAGTGGATTATATGATAGCGAAGGCACAATCTCAAAAAGATGTAGAGTATTTGAAAGGAAGTATAGAAAAAAAAGAAGGTGATAGATTCGGATTAAAAGCTGAAGGAACTTTAATGGAAGCAAACAATGCAATTACAGATAAATCAAGTCTCACCTTTAAAGCAGGAAGTGCTTCAGCAGAGTTTAATTTACCTTATAGTTTTGATGCTATTAAAGAAGACGTTTTGAAAAAAGATATGATAGGTATAAAAATTGAAGGAGCAGTAGCAGAAGAATCTATTAAAATTGATGCTCCTCCGAGATTTGGAGAGAGCCTTACTTTAACTAGTAAACAGGGGACAGCCTCTTATGTCTATGGAATTGAAGGGTATTCTTTTAAAAGTGAAACGATGATAGCGTTGCAAACATATGAAGCGGAAATTACTAAAATTAAGATACCTGATTATATTCCTGTATTAGGTGATTATGATATAAGTGTTAAAGGTGAGATTATAATAGGTGGATATGGTTATAGATTCCGCGCAGGTGAAGAATCAGGATTTGCTGCAACAGCTCCTAATGGTTATGGCGGAGGAGTTACTTTTAAATTTCAGAAAGAAGAGTGA
- a CDS encoding YARHG domain-containing protein, whose translation MNICTKCGLQLDDGQQFCQQCGHDISNEPEPPVPKSRRMSKGKKIWFAILAICIICIGGAYLYGAKYYSAEAQIDRIVTILQERNTEKLIDVVKTDDPQFLVDEETVKPLFNYIKEYPSYITELKASIQQQKKKQNEVGKVDFALTKDGKYFFLFDRYKLKAKTYYVSLLADEKDAVLKMNGKELDKTNDKMFEKQYGPFFPGLQIFQSEYKNEYVKLQREEKVLLMKQSQNNVTVDLALKGHYITIQTNVTGATLYANQKPITTLMGEEIKWGPVATDGSVSIYLEKDGPSGKERTKVENVTTGQSYTLSFQKEPEKQPAPSESTPPQYSYNDFYFRDSHLRKLTSANLRNLTKGQLQIARNEIYARHGHIFESKEMRAYFLKQSWYRENSYYTGELNEVETYNAELIKSME comes from the coding sequence ATGAATATTTGTACGAAGTGCGGTTTACAGTTAGATGATGGACAACAATTTTGTCAGCAGTGTGGTCATGACATATCGAATGAACCGGAACCACCTGTACCAAAGTCAAGGAGGATGAGCAAAGGAAAGAAAATATGGTTCGCGATTTTAGCCATTTGTATCATTTGTATTGGTGGGGCATATTTATATGGAGCGAAATATTATTCGGCTGAAGCACAAATTGATAGAATTGTTACCATTCTACAAGAAAGAAATACAGAAAAATTAATAGACGTCGTTAAAACAGATGATCCGCAATTTTTAGTCGATGAAGAGACTGTGAAGCCACTTTTCAATTATATAAAAGAATATCCGTCTTATATTACAGAGTTAAAAGCCTCTATTCAACAGCAAAAAAAGAAACAGAATGAAGTGGGAAAAGTAGACTTTGCACTGACAAAGGATGGGAAGTATTTCTTTTTATTTGATCGTTATAAATTAAAAGCAAAAACATATTATGTGTCACTACTTGCAGATGAAAAAGACGCAGTACTTAAAATGAATGGGAAAGAGTTAGATAAAACAAACGATAAAATGTTTGAAAAGCAATATGGACCTTTCTTTCCTGGTCTTCAAATATTTCAGTCAGAGTATAAAAATGAGTACGTGAAGTTACAGCGTGAGGAAAAGGTTTTGCTTATGAAACAGAGTCAAAATAATGTAACGGTCGATTTAGCGTTAAAGGGTCACTATATTACGATTCAAACGAATGTAACGGGAGCCACATTGTATGCCAATCAGAAACCGATTACGACGTTAATGGGGGAAGAGATAAAATGGGGACCAGTGGCTACGGACGGGAGCGTCTCTATTTATTTAGAAAAAGATGGACCAAGCGGTAAAGAACGAACAAAGGTAGAAAATGTAACGACCGGCCAATCGTATACACTCTCGTTTCAAAAAGAACCCGAAAAACAGCCGGCGCCTTCCGAGTCAACACCGCCACAATATTCATATAATGATTTTTATTTTCGTGATAGCCACCTCCGTAAACTAACGAGTGCAAACTTACGGAATTTAACAAAAGGACAGCTGCAGATTGCGAGAAATGAGATATATGCTCGACATGGGCATATCTTTGAATCAAAAGAAATGCGTGCATACTTCTTAAAGCAATCTTGGTATCGAGAAAATTCGTATTATACCGGTGAGTTAAATGAAGTAGAGACGTATAATGCTGAGCTGATTAAAAGTATGGAGTAA
- a CDS encoding permease: MNYSQKYFLIMGIFFFAMGAFMVFAGIMTHSTPPAPTYTLLAMMVMCFCLSYLHPQFKEKDERMKLIRQKGMFYSYFALLTYYLIFSIGLNLNLFTLSAIELLNILMALTISTVFLSFVVLSNRY, translated from the coding sequence ATGAACTATTCACAAAAATACTTTTTAATCATGGGGATTTTCTTTTTTGCAATGGGAGCGTTTATGGTGTTTGCAGGTATCATGACGCATTCTACACCGCCAGCGCCAACGTATACATTATTGGCAATGATGGTAATGTGCTTTTGTTTAAGTTACTTACATCCGCAGTTTAAAGAGAAAGATGAACGTATGAAGTTGATTCGTCAAAAGGGAATGTTCTATTCATACTTCGCGTTGTTGACGTATTACCTTATTTTTTCTATAGGTCTAAATTTGAATTTATTTACATTATCTGCGATTGAACTGCTTAATATATTAATGGCTTTAACGATTAGTACGGTTTTCCTATCATTTGTAGTTTTGTCTAATAGATATTAA
- a CDS encoding DUF4176 domain-containing protein yields MKLLPIGTVVKLEEVEPIIMIIGRMVVSADKRDFDYVGVPYPIGYLGDEKVLCFNHDKIVEEMHRGYMTESELVLREKLIEM; encoded by the coding sequence ATGAAACTTTTACCGATTGGAACAGTTGTGAAACTAGAAGAGGTAGAACCAATCATTATGATTATTGGAAGAATGGTTGTTTCAGCAGATAAACGTGATTTTGACTATGTAGGTGTTCCTTATCCTATTGGCTATTTAGGTGATGAAAAAGTATTATGCTTTAATCACGATAAGATTGTAGAGGAAATGCATAGAGGTTATATGACTGAGAGTGAATTAGTACTACGTGAAAAATTAATAGAAATGTAA
- a CDS encoding zinc ribbon domain-containing protein translates to MTCPNCKIENTNEAKFCGSCGHSFTEPVLATSQSAEQGEERTYEVAAPVQERRSNENVNQAKQFASGYFQFFKNALKFPTAIMKSGHIEVRNGITSLVLICFLLACTFYRMMSTTVSIATGIMSETGADFAPEATPSVFGESFKVFLFLLILFLFIGFIVFLSGKFMKSSFSFLEALGVWGTVSTPVVALLVVAFLFSFVLIFLLPLFLGFALMCMSVSTIVSILKLDRGGVDPVYTLLIAYILMTIASYIVLGAYMKMIFDTLLGGLTNF, encoded by the coding sequence ATGACGTGTCCGAATTGTAAAATAGAGAATACCAATGAAGCGAAGTTTTGTGGTAGTTGTGGACATTCATTTACAGAGCCAGTTTTAGCGACTAGTCAAAGTGCAGAGCAGGGTGAAGAGCGAACGTATGAAGTGGCGGCACCAGTGCAAGAAAGACGTTCGAATGAAAACGTAAATCAGGCGAAGCAATTTGCTAGTGGCTACTTTCAATTTTTTAAGAATGCGTTAAAATTTCCAACTGCAATTATGAAAAGTGGGCATATTGAAGTAAGGAATGGAATTACAAGCCTTGTTCTTATTTGTTTCTTATTGGCTTGTACCTTTTACCGAATGATGAGTACGACTGTATCAATTGCAACAGGTATTATGAGTGAAACAGGAGCTGACTTTGCCCCTGAGGCAACACCATCCGTTTTTGGCGAATCATTTAAAGTCTTTTTATTTTTACTAATTTTATTTCTTTTTATCGGATTTATCGTTTTTTTAAGCGGCAAGTTCATGAAATCATCTTTTTCTTTTTTAGAAGCACTAGGCGTGTGGGGGACAGTTTCGACCCCGGTTGTCGCTTTACTTGTTGTAGCGTTCTTATTTAGTTTTGTATTAATTTTTCTACTACCACTTTTTTTAGGTTTTGCCTTAATGTGTATGAGCGTCAGTACAATTGTTTCGATACTAAAGCTAGACCGGGGTGGGGTAGATCCAGTTTACACATTGCTTATTGCCTATATATTAATGACGATTGCAAGCTATATCGTACTTGGGGCTTATATGAAAATGATTTTTGATACTTTATTGGGAGGCCTAACAAACTTCTAA
- a CDS encoding DUF4176 domain-containing protein — MKLLPIGTVVKLEDIEQFVMIIGRMVTSADNRDFDYIGVPYPVGYLGEEKALCFNYDKIVEEMHRGYMTESELVLREKLIEM, encoded by the coding sequence ATGAAACTTTTACCAATAGGAACAGTTGTGAAACTAGAAGATATAGAACAATTTGTTATGATTATTGGAAGAATGGTGACTTCAGCAGATAATCGTGATTTTGATTATATAGGTGTTCCTTATCCAGTTGGCTATCTAGGAGAGGAAAAAGCATTATGCTTTAATTACGATAAGATTGTGGAGGAAATGCATAGAGGTTATATGACTGAAAGTGAATTAGTACTACGTGAAAAGTTAATAGAAATGTAA
- a CDS encoding DUF3976 domain-containing protein, whose amino-acid sequence MQFLYTFGIGLILFVAMYLFIRKDITKDNTLTKRGFYKLIGCLVVMFVGIVVLVVVISKGL is encoded by the coding sequence ATGCAATTTCTTTATACATTTGGTATAGGTCTCATTTTATTTGTAGCAATGTATTTGTTTATTCGTAAAGATATTACAAAGGATAATACGCTGACGAAGAGGGGATTTTATAAACTCATTGGCTGTTTAGTTGTGATGTTTGTGGGGATTGTTGTTTTAGTTGTGGTGATAAGTAAGGGACTGTAA
- a CDS encoding DUF5065 family protein: MKLGKITLIGALTFGSFTTVEMIKPTTQAAAASLNGVSVNTTRTNFTYPNPITAKIKNDDDFETRVHIQPEKLVNGKWKNDGNLDTKTFKGWYALPEEYFGISINTDGTNGGVHGKGTYRLKVEVFHTNGDYLGSFFTNTFYVK; the protein is encoded by the coding sequence ATGAAATTAGGAAAAATAACTTTAATCGGAGCATTAACATTTGGAAGTTTCACAACTGTAGAAATGATTAAACCGACTACACAAGCAGCTGCAGCTTCTTTAAACGGAGTTTCTGTAAATACAACTCGAACAAACTTCACTTATCCAAATCCTATTACAGCAAAAATCAAAAATGATGATGATTTTGAAACTCGTGTTCATATTCAACCAGAGAAACTAGTCAACGGCAAATGGAAAAATGATGGAAACCTTGACACAAAAACATTTAAAGGCTGGTACGCATTACCAGAAGAGTATTTTGGAATCTCCATTAATACAGACGGAACAAACGGAGGAGTTCATGGCAAAGGAACTTATCGTCTTAAAGTTGAAGTTTTTCACACAAATGGTGACTATTTAGGATCATTCTTCACTAACACATTTTATGTAAAATAA
- a CDS encoding helix-turn-helix transcriptional regulator — MENKLVEYRKKYGLSQEKLAETLGVSRQTIISIEKGKYDPSLPLAFEIAKTFHTTIENVFLYERKAK, encoded by the coding sequence TTGGAAAATAAATTAGTGGAATATAGAAAAAAATATGGGCTTTCTCAAGAAAAGCTAGCTGAAACACTGGGTGTTTCAAGACAAACAATTATTTCAATTGAAAAAGGAAAGTATGATCCTTCTCTTCCTTTAGCATTTGAGATTGCGAAAACATTTCATACAACCATCGAGAACGTATTTCTTTATGAGAGAAAAGCAAAGTAA
- a CDS encoding DUF1292 domain-containing protein — MEKIEVGEIFTLSDESDQEQEVEVLGTMNVEGAEYIAVGFVEDVQKETDEDIDIFFLRVEHDGELSYIESDKEFEKVSAAFEGIMDEQD, encoded by the coding sequence ATGGAAAAAATTGAAGTAGGCGAAATTTTTACCCTTAGCGATGAGAGTGATCAAGAGCAGGAAGTTGAAGTGCTAGGAACGATGAATGTCGAAGGTGCAGAATACATTGCTGTCGGCTTTGTAGAAGACGTTCAAAAGGAAACAGATGAAGACATTGATATCTTCTTTTTAAGAGTAGAACATGATGGTGAATTGTCATACATTGAAAGTGACAAGGAGTTTGAAAAAGTATCTGCTGCTTTCGAGGGAATTATGGATGAGCAAGATTGA
- the odhB gene encoding 2-oxoglutarate dehydrogenase complex dihydrolipoyllysine-residue succinyltransferase: MIEIKVPELAESISEGTISQWLINVGDKVEKGGSVVELETDKVNVEIIAEDSGIVSKLLGEPGDTVEVGSVIAILDANGTAVSTPAPPKEQPKPEVTEAPKAEVSNTQSPQALQGLPNTDRPIASPAARKMARELGIDLNEVRSTDPLGRVRPHDVQAHAAAPKEQPKQEKTSPKPAATTEFEKPVERVKMSRRRQTIAKRLVEVQQTSAMLTTFNEVDMTAIMALRKERKDAFEKKHDVRLGFMSFFTKAVVAALKQFPLLNAEIQGDELILKKFYDIGIAVAAPDGLVVPVVRDANQLNFAEIESEIRNLGKKARDNKLTLKELQGGTFTITNGGVFGSLMSTPILNSPQVGILGMHKIQVRPVAIDAERMENRPMMYLALSYDHRIVDGKEAVSFLVAVKEMLEDPKSLLLEG; this comes from the coding sequence ATGATCGAAATTAAAGTACCTGAGCTTGCAGAATCTATTTCAGAAGGAACTATCTCACAATGGCTTATCAATGTAGGCGACAAAGTTGAGAAAGGTGGCAGCGTTGTTGAGCTTGAAACAGACAAAGTCAATGTAGAAATCATTGCAGAAGATTCAGGTATTGTATCAAAACTATTAGGAGAGCCTGGGGATACAGTTGAAGTTGGCTCCGTTATTGCAATTTTAGATGCAAACGGCACTGCAGTAAGTACACCTGCTCCACCAAAAGAACAACCAAAACCAGAAGTTACTGAAGCACCAAAGGCTGAGGTTTCTAATACTCAAAGTCCACAAGCGCTACAAGGACTTCCAAATACAGACCGCCCAATCGCATCACCGGCTGCTCGTAAAATGGCAAGAGAATTAGGAATTGACTTAAATGAAGTACGCAGCACGGATCCACTTGGCCGAGTAAGACCGCATGATGTCCAAGCACATGCTGCTGCACCAAAAGAACAGCCAAAACAAGAAAAAACAAGTCCTAAACCAGCTGCAACTACTGAATTTGAAAAACCAGTTGAGCGCGTGAAAATGTCCCGCCGCCGTCAAACAATTGCAAAACGTCTTGTAGAAGTTCAACAAACTTCTGCAATGTTAACAACATTTAATGAAGTTGATATGACTGCAATCATGGCACTACGTAAAGAACGTAAAGATGCGTTTGAAAAGAAACATGATGTTCGTCTTGGCTTTATGTCATTCTTCACAAAAGCAGTTGTTGCAGCATTAAAACAATTCCCATTGTTAAATGCTGAAATTCAAGGCGACGAGCTTATCTTAAAGAAATTTTATGATATCGGAATTGCTGTAGCAGCTCCAGATGGATTAGTGGTTCCTGTTGTACGTGATGCAAACCAATTAAACTTCGCTGAAATTGAGAGCGAAATTCGTAATCTTGGTAAAAAAGCTCGCGATAACAAACTTACATTAAAAGAACTACAAGGTGGCACATTTACAATTACAAACGGAGGCGTGTTCGGTTCCCTTATGTCAACACCAATCCTAAACAGCCCACAAGTTGGTATTCTCGGTATGCATAAAATCCAAGTAAGACCAGTTGCGATTGATGCAGAACGCATGGAAAACCGTCCGATGATGTACCTTGCTCTATCTTACGATCACCGTATCGTAGACGGAAAAGAAGCAGTTAGCTTCCTTGTTGCCGTTAAAGAAATGCTTGAAGATCCAAAATCATTATTACTAGAAGGTTGA
- a CDS encoding FAD-dependent oxidoreductase produces the protein MNYIIIGGDAAGMSAAMQIIRNDKTAKVITLEKGEIYSYAQCGLPYAISGKIPSTEKLIARDVETFRNKYGIDAKVHHEVTRIDTENKVVHGIFAETEEAFQYEYDRLLIATGVRPVMPDWEGKNLKGIHLLKTIPHAKQILETLQTYHVEQITIIGGGAIGLEMAETFVELGKKVRMIERNDHIGTIYDADMAAYIQEEAKKHNIEIVTNENVKAFKGNGKVESIETDKGTYKTDFVLVSVGVQPNTDFLEGTTIRTNKKGAVEVNAYMQTNVEDIYAAGDCATHYHIVKEIQDHIPIGTTANKQGRIAGMNMIDKRRAFKGTLGTGIIKFMGLTLAKTGLNEKEASGLKLPYKTVKVDSTNMAGYYPSAKPLHVKLVYRSDTKQLLGGQVIGGEGVDKRIDVIAMALFHKMSIHDLEDVDLSYAPPYNSVWDPIQQAARRAE, from the coding sequence GTGAATTATATAATCATCGGCGGGGATGCAGCTGGAATGAGCGCAGCCATGCAAATTATTAGAAATGATAAAACGGCAAAAGTCATTACGTTAGAAAAGGGTGAAATATATTCATATGCACAGTGTGGTCTTCCATATGCTATTAGCGGTAAAATTCCTTCTACAGAAAAGTTAATTGCGCGGGATGTTGAGACGTTTCGTAATAAATACGGGATTGATGCGAAAGTACATCATGAAGTGACACGGATTGATACAGAAAATAAAGTCGTACATGGAATCTTTGCAGAGACGGAGGAAGCATTTCAATATGAATACGACCGCTTGTTAATTGCGACGGGAGTAAGACCTGTTATGCCAGATTGGGAAGGGAAGAATCTGAAAGGGATTCATCTTTTAAAAACAATTCCGCATGCAAAGCAAATATTGGAGACTTTGCAAACGTATCATGTAGAGCAGATAACGATTATTGGCGGCGGAGCCATTGGTCTTGAAATGGCTGAAACATTTGTGGAGCTTGGTAAAAAAGTACGAATGATTGAACGAAATGATCATATTGGTACGATTTATGATGCTGATATGGCAGCATACATACAGGAAGAAGCGAAGAAACATAACATTGAAATTGTAACAAATGAAAATGTAAAAGCGTTTAAGGGGAATGGGAAAGTAGAATCCATTGAAACAGATAAAGGAACATACAAAACTGACTTTGTTTTAGTATCGGTTGGTGTACAGCCAAATACCGACTTTCTCGAAGGGACAACGATTCGTACAAATAAAAAAGGGGCAGTTGAAGTAAATGCCTATATGCAGACGAATGTAGAAGACATTTATGCCGCAGGAGATTGTGCAACGCATTATCATATCGTAAAAGAAATACAAGACCATATCCCGATCGGTACAACTGCGAATAAGCAAGGACGTATTGCTGGGATGAATATGATTGATAAACGAAGAGCGTTTAAAGGTACTCTCGGAACCGGCATTATCAAATTTATGGGGCTCACATTAGCAAAAACAGGTTTAAATGAAAAAGAGGCAAGTGGATTAAAGCTACCATATAAAACGGTTAAAGTAGATTCTACAAACATGGCGGGTTATTATCCGAGTGCAAAACCATTACATGTAAAATTAGTATATCGCTCGGACACAAAACAATTACTAGGTGGACAAGTGATTGGAGGAGAAGGCGTGGACAAACGAATCGATGTCATTGCCATGGCACTCTTTCATAAAATGAGCATTCATGATTTAGAAGATGTCGATTTAAGTTATGCACCGCCATACAATAGTGTATGGGATCCGATTCAACAAGCGGCACGACGAGCGGAATAG
- a CDS encoding 2-oxoglutarate dehydrogenase E1 component gives MTRKNTNTNPWIKFHGPNLGYVIEQYDRYVTEEGSVDPELKELFANWGAPPFQTDVTAGNNTETNFPSQNTADIENIIKAVQIVESIRSFGHLSAHINPMEEHTDGQSLPHTTMHGLSDSDLKAIPAKTVWADAPGDIQTAFDAVNRLKDVYTKSLAYEFAHVQDSEERAWLHQMVESNSLRHPLTNKKQTALLKRLTAVESFEQFLHKTFVGQKRFSIEGVDMLVPVLDEIISEGATNGVNDVMIGMAHRGRLSVLAHVLEKPYGHMFAEFKHATIKSDKSEAAINSSIGWTGDVKYHLGKEQVVGSETARTRVTLANNPSHLEFVNPVVEGYARAAQENRQKAGYPEQDVSKSFVILVHGDAAFPGQGIVSETLNLSRLNAYQTGGTIHIIANNAIGFTTDSFDSRSTRYSSDLAKGFDIPIVHVNADDPEACLAAADLAIQYRMRFKKDFLIDLIGYRRYGHNEMDDPAVTQPQVYKKIKKHPTVRALYADQLQAEGVLNADEVETITQFVQEHLKAEYAQVPPADTSAATIHVKVPDVVARGIQPIDTGLPLETLRALNDGLLAWPEGFNVYPKVKKILERRKDALEDGGKVEWALAESLAFATILQDGTPIRLTGQDSQRGTFAHRHIVLHDTETNETYSPLHRLPNTRASFSVHNSPLSEAAVVGYEYGYNVFAPETLVMWEAQYGDFSNTAQALFDQYVSAGRAKWGQKSGLVLLLPHGYEGQGPEHSSARPERFLQLAAENNWTVANLTSAAQYFHILRRQASILGTEAVRPLVIMTPKSLLRHPLTTSAGTELSEGRFQAALEQENLGTKPNKVKRLVLTTGKMAIDLAADIESGKQQHNLDEVHIVRIEQLYPFPAEKVQSIIKRFKNLEEIVWVQEEPRNMGAWHYMAPILFELAGDKVKTGYIGRPDRSSPSGGDPHAHRAEQELIVAHALDARYNFRQDKQEIEVFSN, from the coding sequence ATGACGAGGAAGAATACAAATACAAACCCTTGGATCAAATTCCATGGTCCGAACCTTGGCTATGTTATTGAACAGTATGATCGTTACGTGACTGAGGAAGGTTCTGTTGATCCGGAATTAAAAGAGCTTTTTGCAAATTGGGGAGCTCCTCCATTTCAGACTGATGTCACAGCGGGGAACAACACGGAAACAAATTTTCCTTCTCAAAACACGGCAGACATTGAAAACATTATTAAAGCGGTACAAATCGTAGAGAGTATCCGTTCATTCGGTCATCTATCCGCTCACATTAATCCAATGGAAGAACATACTGATGGACAATCGTTACCACATACAACAATGCATGGATTAAGCGATAGCGATTTGAAAGCGATTCCAGCTAAAACAGTTTGGGCAGATGCACCAGGAGATATTCAAACAGCTTTTGATGCGGTTAATAGATTAAAAGATGTTTATACGAAATCTTTAGCCTATGAATTCGCTCATGTACAAGATAGCGAAGAACGTGCATGGTTGCATCAAATGGTGGAATCAAATTCCTTGCGTCACCCATTAACAAACAAAAAACAAACTGCTCTCTTAAAACGCTTAACAGCTGTTGAAAGTTTCGAGCAATTTTTGCATAAAACATTTGTCGGTCAAAAACGCTTCTCTATCGAAGGCGTTGATATGCTTGTACCTGTACTTGATGAGATTATTTCTGAAGGTGCAACTAATGGCGTAAACGACGTTATGATTGGAATGGCTCATAGAGGACGTCTTAGCGTACTTGCTCACGTATTAGAAAAACCATATGGTCACATGTTTGCTGAATTCAAACATGCAACAATAAAATCCGATAAATCCGAAGCTGCAATTAACAGCAGTATTGGATGGACGGGAGACGTGAAATATCACTTAGGTAAAGAGCAAGTTGTCGGATCTGAAACTGCTCGTACACGAGTTACTTTAGCGAATAACCCAAGTCATCTTGAATTTGTTAACCCTGTTGTAGAAGGTTATGCACGCGCAGCACAAGAAAATCGCCAAAAAGCTGGTTATCCAGAACAAGACGTATCTAAATCTTTTGTTATTTTAGTCCATGGTGATGCGGCATTCCCTGGTCAAGGTATCGTGTCTGAAACGTTAAACTTAAGCAGACTAAACGCATATCAAACAGGTGGAACCATTCATATTATTGCAAATAACGCAATCGGCTTTACAACAGATAGCTTTGATTCTCGTTCAACAAGATATTCAAGTGATCTTGCGAAAGGCTTCGATATTCCGATTGTTCATGTGAACGCTGATGACCCTGAAGCTTGTCTTGCTGCTGCTGACCTTGCGATTCAATATCGCATGCGTTTCAAAAAAGATTTCCTAATCGACTTAATCGGCTATCGTCGTTATGGTCATAACGAAATGGATGACCCAGCAGTTACACAACCTCAAGTTTACAAGAAAATCAAAAAACATCCTACTGTAAGAGCGTTATATGCAGATCAACTGCAAGCTGAAGGTGTTCTAAATGCAGACGAAGTTGAAACAATTACGCAGTTCGTACAAGAACATCTAAAAGCGGAATATGCACAAGTACCACCTGCTGATACTAGTGCAGCAACAATCCATGTTAAAGTTCCAGACGTAGTTGCAAGAGGAATTCAACCAATTGATACAGGTCTTCCTCTCGAAACATTACGCGCATTGAACGATGGTCTTCTAGCATGGCCGGAAGGTTTTAACGTATACCCTAAAGTGAAGAAAATTCTTGAACGTCGTAAAGATGCTCTTGAAGATGGCGGTAAAGTGGAATGGGCTCTTGCTGAATCTTTAGCATTCGCTACGATTTTACAAGATGGTACGCCAATTCGTTTAACAGGACAGGATTCACAACGTGGTACATTCGCACACCGTCATATCGTACTACATGATACAGAAACAAACGAAACATATTCACCATTGCACCGCTTGCCAAATACACGCGCTTCTTTCTCTGTTCATAACAGTCCGTTATCAGAAGCTGCTGTTGTCGGTTATGAATATGGTTATAATGTATTCGCTCCAGAAACTCTCGTTATGTGGGAAGCACAGTACGGTGATTTCTCAAATACTGCACAGGCATTATTTGACCAATATGTTTCAGCAGGAAGAGCAAAATGGGGACAAAAATCAGGTCTAGTCCTTCTTTTACCTCACGGTTATGAAGGTCAAGGTCCTGAACACTCTAGTGCGCGCCCAGAACGCTTCCTACAGCTTGCTGCGGAAAACAACTGGACTGTTGCAAACTTAACAAGTGCGGCACAATACTTCCATATCTTACGCCGTCAAGCATCCATTCTTGGAACAGAGGCTGTACGTCCGTTAGTAATCATGACACCAAAAAGCTTATTGCGTCACCCACTTACAACTTCAGCTGGTACTGAATTAAGTGAAGGGCGTTTCCAAGCTGCACTAGAACAAGAGAACCTTGGTACAAAACCAAACAAAGTAAAACGTCTTGTCTTAACAACTGGTAAAATGGCAATCGATTTAGCGGCAGATATTGAATCTGGTAAACAACAGCATAATTTAGATGAAGTGCACATTGTTCGCATTGAGCAATTGTACCCATTCCCTGCTGAAAAAGTTCAATCTATTATAAAACGTTTTAAAAACTTAGAAGAGATCGTATGGGTGCAAGAAGAACCACGAAATATGGGTGCTTGGCATTATATGGCCCCAATTCTATTCGAACTCGCTGGTGACAAGGTGAAAACGGGCTATATCGGACGTCCAGACCGTTCAAGTCCATCAGGTGGCGATCCACATGCACACCGAGCAGAGCAAGAATTAATCGTGGCACATGCATTAGATGCAAGATATAACTTCCGCCAAGACAAACAGGAAATAGAAGTTTTTAGCAACTAA